Proteins encoded in a region of the Phacochoerus africanus isolate WHEZ1 chromosome 8, ROS_Pafr_v1, whole genome shotgun sequence genome:
- the ZBTB17 gene encoding zinc finger and BTB domain-containing protein 17 isoform X2: MDFPQHSQHVLEQLNQQRQLGLLCDCTFVVDGVDFKAHKAVLAACSEYFKMLFVDQKDVVHLDISNAAGLAQVLEFMYTAKLSLSSENVDDVLAVASFLQMQEIITACHALKSLAEPATSPGESVEASAVEVGDKRAKEEKAAASTLSELDPARSSPPTGPGREPKEERGGQAESMASGAEQTEKADAPREPPPVELKPDPTSGMAAAEAEAALSESSEQEMEVEPARKGEERDEEDAAPAAVKEEGPPLEKGEAPEESEESASTDSGQELGAEARGLRSGTYGDRTESKAYGSVIHKCEDCGKEFTHTGNFKRHIRIHTGEKPFSCRECSKAFSDPAACKAHEKTHSPLKPYGCEECGKSYRLISLLNLHKKRHSGEARYRCEDCGKLFTTSGNLKRHQLVHSGEKPYQCDYCGRSFSDPTSKMRHLETHDTDKEHKCPHCDKKFNQVGNLKAHLKIHIADGPLKCRECGKQFTTSGNLKRHLRIHSGEKPYVCVHCQRQFADPGALQRHVRIHTGEKPCQCVMCGKAFTQASSLIAHVRQHTGEKPYVCERCGKRFVQSSQLANHIRHHDNIRPHKCSVCSKAFVNVGDLSKHIIIHTGEKPYLCDKCGRGFNRVDNLRSHVKTVHQGKAGIKILEPEEGGEVSVVTVDDMVTLATEALAATAVTQLTVVPVGAAVTADETEVLKAEISKAVKQVQEEDPNTHILYACDSCGDKFLDANSLAQHVRIHTAQALVMFQTDADFYQQYGPGSTWPAGQVLQAGELVFRPRDGADGQPALAETPPTAPECPPPAE, encoded by the exons ATGGATTTTCCCCAGCACAGCCAGCACGTCTTGGAGCAGTTGAACCAGCAGCGGCAACTGGGGCTTTTGTGTGACTGCACTTTTGTGGTGGACGGTGTTGACTTTAAGGCTCATAAAGCCGTGCTGGCAGCCTGCAGCGAGTACTTCAAGATGCTCTTCGTGGACCAGAAGGATGTGGTGCACCTGGACATCAGTAACGCGGCAG GCTTGGCACAAGTGCTGGAGTTTATGTACACAGCCAAGCTGAGCCTGAGCTCTGAGAACGTGGACGATGTTCTGGCTGTGGCCAGCTTCCTGCAGATGCAGGAGATCATCACCGCCTGCCATGCCCTCAAGTCACTGGCCGAGCCAGCCACCAGCCCGGGGGAGAGTGTGGAGGCCTCGGCAGTGGAGG TGGGGGACAAGAGAGCCAAAGAGGAGAAGGCTGCTGCCTCCACGCTGAGTGAGCTGGACCCGGCCAGAAGCAGTCCACCCACGGGCCCAGGCAGGGAGCCCAAAGAGGAGCGAGGCGGCCAGGCCGAGAGCATGGCCAGCG GTGCAGAGCAGACGGAGAAGGCCGATGCCCCTCGGGAGCCACCACCGGTGGAGCTCAAGCCTGACCCCACGAGTGGCATGGCTGctgctgaggctgaggctgccTTGTCAGAGAGCTCGGAGCAAG AAATGGAGGTGGAGCCggccaggaagggagaggagcgGGACGAGGAGGACGCCGCGCCCGCTGCCGTCAAGGAGGAGGGGCCGCCGCTGGAGAAGGGAGAGGCCCCCGAGGAGAGCGAGGAGTCGGCCAGCACGGACTCGGGCCAGGAGCTGGGCGCCGAGGCGCGGGGCCTGCGCTCCGGCACCTACGGCGACCGCACGGAGTCCAAGGCCTACGGCTCGGTCATCCACAAGTGCGAG GACTGCGGCAAGGAGTTCACGCACACGGGCAACTTCAAGCGGCACATCCGCAtccacacgggcgagaagcccttCTCGTGCCGGGAGTGCAGCAAGGCCTTCTCCGACCCGGCTGCGTGCAAGGCCCACGAGAAGACCCACAG CCCGCTGAAGCCCTACGGCTGCGAGGAGTGCGGCAAGAGCTACCGGCTCATCAGCCTGCTGAACCTGCACAAGAAGCGGCACTCGGGCGAGGCGCGCTACCGCTGCGAGGACTGCGGCAAGCTCTTCACCACGTCAGGCAACCTCAAGCGGCACCAGCTGGTGCACAGTGGCGAGAAGCCCTACCAGTGCGACTACTGCGGCCGCTCCTTCTCCGACCCCACGTCTAAGATGCGCCACCTGGAGACCCACGACACCGATAAGGAGCACAAGTGCCCTCACTGCGACAAGAAGTTCAACCAG GTGGGGAACTTGAAGGCCCATCTGAAGATCCACATCGCCGACGGGCCCCTCAAGTGCCGGGAGTGTGGGAAGCAGTTCACCACGTCAG GGAACCTGAAGCGGCACCTTCGGATTCACAGCGGGGAGAAACCGTACGTGTGCGTCCACTGCCAGCGGCAGTTCGCGGACCCCGGCGCCCTGCAGCGGCACGTCCGCATCCACACGG GTGAGAAACCGTGCCAGTGTGTGATGTGCGGCAAGGCCTTCACTCAGGCCAGCTCCCTCATCGCCCACGTGCGCCAGCACACCGGGGAGAAGCCCTACGTCTGCGAGCGCTGCGGCAAGAg ATTCGTCCAGTCCAGCCAGTTGGCCAATCACATCCGCCACCATGACAACATCCGCCCCCACAAGTGCAGCGTGTGCAGCAAGGCCTTCGTCAACGTGGGCGACCTGTCCAAGCACATCATCATCCACACTG GAGAGAAGCCTTACCTGTGTGACAAGTGCGGTCGCGGCTTTAACCGGGTGGACAACCTGCGTTCCCACGTGAAGACCGTGCACCAGGGCAAGGCAGGCATCAAAATCCTGGAGCCAGAGGAGGGCGGTGAGGTCAGCGTGGTCACCGTCGATGACATGGTCACGCTGGCCACAGAGGCACTCGCGGCAACGGCTGTCACTCAGCTCACAG TGGTGCCCGTGGGGGCCGCCGTGACCGCCGATGAGACAGAAGTACTTAAAGCCGAGATCAGCAAAGCTGTGAAGCAAGTGCAGGAAGAAG ATCCCAACACCCACATCCTTTACGCCTGCGACTCCTGTGGGGATAAGTTCCTGGATGCCAACAGCCTGGCCCAGCACGTGCGCATCCACACCGCCCAGGCACTGGTCATGTTCCAGACGGACGCGGACTTCTACCAGCAGTACGGGCCCGGCAGCACGTGGCCGGCCGGGCAGGTGTTGCAGGCTGGGGAGCTGGTCTTCCGCCCTCGGGACGGGGCTGATGGGCAGCCTGCCCTGGCAGAGACACCCCCCACGGCCCCTGAATGTCCACCGCCTGCTGAGTGA
- the ZBTB17 gene encoding zinc finger and BTB domain-containing protein 17 isoform X4, translated as MFWLWPASCRCRRSSPPAMPSSHWPSQPPARGRVWRPRQWRVCLVLSPVGDKRAKEEKAAASTLSELDPARSSPPTGPGREPKEERGGQAESMASGAEQTEKADAPREPPPVELKPDPTSGMAAAEAEAALSESSEQEMEVEPARKGEERDEEDAAPAAVKEEGPPLEKGEAPEESEESASTDSGQELGAEARGLRSGTYGDRTESKAYGSVIHKCEDCGKEFTHTGNFKRHIRIHTGEKPFSCRECSKAFSDPAACKAHEKTHSPLKPYGCEECGKSYRLISLLNLHKKRHSGEARYRCEDCGKLFTTSGNLKRHQLVHSGEKPYQCDYCGRSFSDPTSKMRHLETHDTDKEHKCPHCDKKFNQVGNLKAHLKIHIADGPLKCRECGKQFTTSGNLKRHLRIHSGEKPYVCVHCQRQFADPGALQRHVRIHTGEKPCQCVMCGKAFTQASSLIAHVRQHTGEKPYVCERCGKRFVQSSQLANHIRHHDNIRPHKCSVCSKAFVNVGDLSKHIIIHTGEKPYLCDKCGRGFNRVDNLRSHVKTVHQGKAGIKILEPEEGGEVSVVTVDDMVTLATEALAATAVTQLTVVPVGAAVTADETEVLKAEISKAVKQVQEEDPNTHILYACDSCGDKFLDANSLAQHVRIHTAQALVMFQTDADFYQQYGPGSTWPAGQVLQAGELVFRPRDGADGQPALAETPPTAPECPPPAE; from the exons ATGTTCTGGCTGTGGCCAGCTTCCTGCAGATGCAGGAGATCATCACCGCCTGCCATGCCCTCAAGTCACTGGCCGAGCCAGCCACCAGCCCGGGGGAGAGTGTGGAGGCCTCGGCAGTGGAGG GTCTGTCTTGTTCTATCTCCAGTGGGGGACAAGAGAGCCAAAGAGGAGAAGGCTGCTGCCTCCACGCTGAGTGAGCTGGACCCGGCCAGAAGCAGTCCACCCACGGGCCCAGGCAGGGAGCCCAAAGAGGAGCGAGGCGGCCAGGCCGAGAGCATGGCCAGCG GTGCAGAGCAGACGGAGAAGGCCGATGCCCCTCGGGAGCCACCACCGGTGGAGCTCAAGCCTGACCCCACGAGTGGCATGGCTGctgctgaggctgaggctgccTTGTCAGAGAGCTCGGAGCAAG AAATGGAGGTGGAGCCggccaggaagggagaggagcgGGACGAGGAGGACGCCGCGCCCGCTGCCGTCAAGGAGGAGGGGCCGCCGCTGGAGAAGGGAGAGGCCCCCGAGGAGAGCGAGGAGTCGGCCAGCACGGACTCGGGCCAGGAGCTGGGCGCCGAGGCGCGGGGCCTGCGCTCCGGCACCTACGGCGACCGCACGGAGTCCAAGGCCTACGGCTCGGTCATCCACAAGTGCGAG GACTGCGGCAAGGAGTTCACGCACACGGGCAACTTCAAGCGGCACATCCGCAtccacacgggcgagaagcccttCTCGTGCCGGGAGTGCAGCAAGGCCTTCTCCGACCCGGCTGCGTGCAAGGCCCACGAGAAGACCCACAG CCCGCTGAAGCCCTACGGCTGCGAGGAGTGCGGCAAGAGCTACCGGCTCATCAGCCTGCTGAACCTGCACAAGAAGCGGCACTCGGGCGAGGCGCGCTACCGCTGCGAGGACTGCGGCAAGCTCTTCACCACGTCAGGCAACCTCAAGCGGCACCAGCTGGTGCACAGTGGCGAGAAGCCCTACCAGTGCGACTACTGCGGCCGCTCCTTCTCCGACCCCACGTCTAAGATGCGCCACCTGGAGACCCACGACACCGATAAGGAGCACAAGTGCCCTCACTGCGACAAGAAGTTCAACCAG GTGGGGAACTTGAAGGCCCATCTGAAGATCCACATCGCCGACGGGCCCCTCAAGTGCCGGGAGTGTGGGAAGCAGTTCACCACGTCAG GGAACCTGAAGCGGCACCTTCGGATTCACAGCGGGGAGAAACCGTACGTGTGCGTCCACTGCCAGCGGCAGTTCGCGGACCCCGGCGCCCTGCAGCGGCACGTCCGCATCCACACGG GTGAGAAACCGTGCCAGTGTGTGATGTGCGGCAAGGCCTTCACTCAGGCCAGCTCCCTCATCGCCCACGTGCGCCAGCACACCGGGGAGAAGCCCTACGTCTGCGAGCGCTGCGGCAAGAg ATTCGTCCAGTCCAGCCAGTTGGCCAATCACATCCGCCACCATGACAACATCCGCCCCCACAAGTGCAGCGTGTGCAGCAAGGCCTTCGTCAACGTGGGCGACCTGTCCAAGCACATCATCATCCACACTG GAGAGAAGCCTTACCTGTGTGACAAGTGCGGTCGCGGCTTTAACCGGGTGGACAACCTGCGTTCCCACGTGAAGACCGTGCACCAGGGCAAGGCAGGCATCAAAATCCTGGAGCCAGAGGAGGGCGGTGAGGTCAGCGTGGTCACCGTCGATGACATGGTCACGCTGGCCACAGAGGCACTCGCGGCAACGGCTGTCACTCAGCTCACAG TGGTGCCCGTGGGGGCCGCCGTGACCGCCGATGAGACAGAAGTACTTAAAGCCGAGATCAGCAAAGCTGTGAAGCAAGTGCAGGAAGAAG ATCCCAACACCCACATCCTTTACGCCTGCGACTCCTGTGGGGATAAGTTCCTGGATGCCAACAGCCTGGCCCAGCACGTGCGCATCCACACCGCCCAGGCACTGGTCATGTTCCAGACGGACGCGGACTTCTACCAGCAGTACGGGCCCGGCAGCACGTGGCCGGCCGGGCAGGTGTTGCAGGCTGGGGAGCTGGTCTTCCGCCCTCGGGACGGGGCTGATGGGCAGCCTGCCCTGGCAGAGACACCCCCCACGGCCCCTGAATGTCCACCGCCTGCTGAGTGA
- the ZBTB17 gene encoding zinc finger and BTB domain-containing protein 17 isoform X1, with translation MSWRRRVKLEFTLNCQKRVAWATWKSEVPQGPWLAVSLSCPAAGAAHSGNRRGCLSRSASPAAMDFPQHSQHVLEQLNQQRQLGLLCDCTFVVDGVDFKAHKAVLAACSEYFKMLFVDQKDVVHLDISNAAGLAQVLEFMYTAKLSLSSENVDDVLAVASFLQMQEIITACHALKSLAEPATSPGESVEASAVEVGDKRAKEEKAAASTLSELDPARSSPPTGPGREPKEERGGQAESMASGAEQTEKADAPREPPPVELKPDPTSGMAAAEAEAALSESSEQEMEVEPARKGEERDEEDAAPAAVKEEGPPLEKGEAPEESEESASTDSGQELGAEARGLRSGTYGDRTESKAYGSVIHKCEDCGKEFTHTGNFKRHIRIHTGEKPFSCRECSKAFSDPAACKAHEKTHSPLKPYGCEECGKSYRLISLLNLHKKRHSGEARYRCEDCGKLFTTSGNLKRHQLVHSGEKPYQCDYCGRSFSDPTSKMRHLETHDTDKEHKCPHCDKKFNQVGNLKAHLKIHIADGPLKCRECGKQFTTSGNLKRHLRIHSGEKPYVCVHCQRQFADPGALQRHVRIHTGEKPCQCVMCGKAFTQASSLIAHVRQHTGEKPYVCERCGKRFVQSSQLANHIRHHDNIRPHKCSVCSKAFVNVGDLSKHIIIHTGEKPYLCDKCGRGFNRVDNLRSHVKTVHQGKAGIKILEPEEGGEVSVVTVDDMVTLATEALAATAVTQLTVVPVGAAVTADETEVLKAEISKAVKQVQEEDPNTHILYACDSCGDKFLDANSLAQHVRIHTAQALVMFQTDADFYQQYGPGSTWPAGQVLQAGELVFRPRDGADGQPALAETPPTAPECPPPAE, from the exons CCATGGATTTTCCCCAGCACAGCCAGCACGTCTTGGAGCAGTTGAACCAGCAGCGGCAACTGGGGCTTTTGTGTGACTGCACTTTTGTGGTGGACGGTGTTGACTTTAAGGCTCATAAAGCCGTGCTGGCAGCCTGCAGCGAGTACTTCAAGATGCTCTTCGTGGACCAGAAGGATGTGGTGCACCTGGACATCAGTAACGCGGCAG GCTTGGCACAAGTGCTGGAGTTTATGTACACAGCCAAGCTGAGCCTGAGCTCTGAGAACGTGGACGATGTTCTGGCTGTGGCCAGCTTCCTGCAGATGCAGGAGATCATCACCGCCTGCCATGCCCTCAAGTCACTGGCCGAGCCAGCCACCAGCCCGGGGGAGAGTGTGGAGGCCTCGGCAGTGGAGG TGGGGGACAAGAGAGCCAAAGAGGAGAAGGCTGCTGCCTCCACGCTGAGTGAGCTGGACCCGGCCAGAAGCAGTCCACCCACGGGCCCAGGCAGGGAGCCCAAAGAGGAGCGAGGCGGCCAGGCCGAGAGCATGGCCAGCG GTGCAGAGCAGACGGAGAAGGCCGATGCCCCTCGGGAGCCACCACCGGTGGAGCTCAAGCCTGACCCCACGAGTGGCATGGCTGctgctgaggctgaggctgccTTGTCAGAGAGCTCGGAGCAAG AAATGGAGGTGGAGCCggccaggaagggagaggagcgGGACGAGGAGGACGCCGCGCCCGCTGCCGTCAAGGAGGAGGGGCCGCCGCTGGAGAAGGGAGAGGCCCCCGAGGAGAGCGAGGAGTCGGCCAGCACGGACTCGGGCCAGGAGCTGGGCGCCGAGGCGCGGGGCCTGCGCTCCGGCACCTACGGCGACCGCACGGAGTCCAAGGCCTACGGCTCGGTCATCCACAAGTGCGAG GACTGCGGCAAGGAGTTCACGCACACGGGCAACTTCAAGCGGCACATCCGCAtccacacgggcgagaagcccttCTCGTGCCGGGAGTGCAGCAAGGCCTTCTCCGACCCGGCTGCGTGCAAGGCCCACGAGAAGACCCACAG CCCGCTGAAGCCCTACGGCTGCGAGGAGTGCGGCAAGAGCTACCGGCTCATCAGCCTGCTGAACCTGCACAAGAAGCGGCACTCGGGCGAGGCGCGCTACCGCTGCGAGGACTGCGGCAAGCTCTTCACCACGTCAGGCAACCTCAAGCGGCACCAGCTGGTGCACAGTGGCGAGAAGCCCTACCAGTGCGACTACTGCGGCCGCTCCTTCTCCGACCCCACGTCTAAGATGCGCCACCTGGAGACCCACGACACCGATAAGGAGCACAAGTGCCCTCACTGCGACAAGAAGTTCAACCAG GTGGGGAACTTGAAGGCCCATCTGAAGATCCACATCGCCGACGGGCCCCTCAAGTGCCGGGAGTGTGGGAAGCAGTTCACCACGTCAG GGAACCTGAAGCGGCACCTTCGGATTCACAGCGGGGAGAAACCGTACGTGTGCGTCCACTGCCAGCGGCAGTTCGCGGACCCCGGCGCCCTGCAGCGGCACGTCCGCATCCACACGG GTGAGAAACCGTGCCAGTGTGTGATGTGCGGCAAGGCCTTCACTCAGGCCAGCTCCCTCATCGCCCACGTGCGCCAGCACACCGGGGAGAAGCCCTACGTCTGCGAGCGCTGCGGCAAGAg ATTCGTCCAGTCCAGCCAGTTGGCCAATCACATCCGCCACCATGACAACATCCGCCCCCACAAGTGCAGCGTGTGCAGCAAGGCCTTCGTCAACGTGGGCGACCTGTCCAAGCACATCATCATCCACACTG GAGAGAAGCCTTACCTGTGTGACAAGTGCGGTCGCGGCTTTAACCGGGTGGACAACCTGCGTTCCCACGTGAAGACCGTGCACCAGGGCAAGGCAGGCATCAAAATCCTGGAGCCAGAGGAGGGCGGTGAGGTCAGCGTGGTCACCGTCGATGACATGGTCACGCTGGCCACAGAGGCACTCGCGGCAACGGCTGTCACTCAGCTCACAG TGGTGCCCGTGGGGGCCGCCGTGACCGCCGATGAGACAGAAGTACTTAAAGCCGAGATCAGCAAAGCTGTGAAGCAAGTGCAGGAAGAAG ATCCCAACACCCACATCCTTTACGCCTGCGACTCCTGTGGGGATAAGTTCCTGGATGCCAACAGCCTGGCCCAGCACGTGCGCATCCACACCGCCCAGGCACTGGTCATGTTCCAGACGGACGCGGACTTCTACCAGCAGTACGGGCCCGGCAGCACGTGGCCGGCCGGGCAGGTGTTGCAGGCTGGGGAGCTGGTCTTCCGCCCTCGGGACGGGGCTGATGGGCAGCCTGCCCTGGCAGAGACACCCCCCACGGCCCCTGAATGTCCACCGCCTGCTGAGTGA
- the ZBTB17 gene encoding zinc finger and BTB domain-containing protein 17 isoform X3, which translates to MYTAKLSLSSENVDDVLAVASFLQMQEIITACHALKSLAEPATSPGESVEASAVEVGDKRAKEEKAAASTLSELDPARSSPPTGPGREPKEERGGQAESMASGAEQTEKADAPREPPPVELKPDPTSGMAAAEAEAALSESSEQEMEVEPARKGEERDEEDAAPAAVKEEGPPLEKGEAPEESEESASTDSGQELGAEARGLRSGTYGDRTESKAYGSVIHKCEDCGKEFTHTGNFKRHIRIHTGEKPFSCRECSKAFSDPAACKAHEKTHSPLKPYGCEECGKSYRLISLLNLHKKRHSGEARYRCEDCGKLFTTSGNLKRHQLVHSGEKPYQCDYCGRSFSDPTSKMRHLETHDTDKEHKCPHCDKKFNQVGNLKAHLKIHIADGPLKCRECGKQFTTSGNLKRHLRIHSGEKPYVCVHCQRQFADPGALQRHVRIHTGEKPCQCVMCGKAFTQASSLIAHVRQHTGEKPYVCERCGKRFVQSSQLANHIRHHDNIRPHKCSVCSKAFVNVGDLSKHIIIHTGEKPYLCDKCGRGFNRVDNLRSHVKTVHQGKAGIKILEPEEGGEVSVVTVDDMVTLATEALAATAVTQLTVVPVGAAVTADETEVLKAEISKAVKQVQEEDPNTHILYACDSCGDKFLDANSLAQHVRIHTAQALVMFQTDADFYQQYGPGSTWPAGQVLQAGELVFRPRDGADGQPALAETPPTAPECPPPAE; encoded by the exons ATGTACACAGCCAAGCTGAGCCTGAGCTCTGAGAACGTGGACGATGTTCTGGCTGTGGCCAGCTTCCTGCAGATGCAGGAGATCATCACCGCCTGCCATGCCCTCAAGTCACTGGCCGAGCCAGCCACCAGCCCGGGGGAGAGTGTGGAGGCCTCGGCAGTGGAGG TGGGGGACAAGAGAGCCAAAGAGGAGAAGGCTGCTGCCTCCACGCTGAGTGAGCTGGACCCGGCCAGAAGCAGTCCACCCACGGGCCCAGGCAGGGAGCCCAAAGAGGAGCGAGGCGGCCAGGCCGAGAGCATGGCCAGCG GTGCAGAGCAGACGGAGAAGGCCGATGCCCCTCGGGAGCCACCACCGGTGGAGCTCAAGCCTGACCCCACGAGTGGCATGGCTGctgctgaggctgaggctgccTTGTCAGAGAGCTCGGAGCAAG AAATGGAGGTGGAGCCggccaggaagggagaggagcgGGACGAGGAGGACGCCGCGCCCGCTGCCGTCAAGGAGGAGGGGCCGCCGCTGGAGAAGGGAGAGGCCCCCGAGGAGAGCGAGGAGTCGGCCAGCACGGACTCGGGCCAGGAGCTGGGCGCCGAGGCGCGGGGCCTGCGCTCCGGCACCTACGGCGACCGCACGGAGTCCAAGGCCTACGGCTCGGTCATCCACAAGTGCGAG GACTGCGGCAAGGAGTTCACGCACACGGGCAACTTCAAGCGGCACATCCGCAtccacacgggcgagaagcccttCTCGTGCCGGGAGTGCAGCAAGGCCTTCTCCGACCCGGCTGCGTGCAAGGCCCACGAGAAGACCCACAG CCCGCTGAAGCCCTACGGCTGCGAGGAGTGCGGCAAGAGCTACCGGCTCATCAGCCTGCTGAACCTGCACAAGAAGCGGCACTCGGGCGAGGCGCGCTACCGCTGCGAGGACTGCGGCAAGCTCTTCACCACGTCAGGCAACCTCAAGCGGCACCAGCTGGTGCACAGTGGCGAGAAGCCCTACCAGTGCGACTACTGCGGCCGCTCCTTCTCCGACCCCACGTCTAAGATGCGCCACCTGGAGACCCACGACACCGATAAGGAGCACAAGTGCCCTCACTGCGACAAGAAGTTCAACCAG GTGGGGAACTTGAAGGCCCATCTGAAGATCCACATCGCCGACGGGCCCCTCAAGTGCCGGGAGTGTGGGAAGCAGTTCACCACGTCAG GGAACCTGAAGCGGCACCTTCGGATTCACAGCGGGGAGAAACCGTACGTGTGCGTCCACTGCCAGCGGCAGTTCGCGGACCCCGGCGCCCTGCAGCGGCACGTCCGCATCCACACGG GTGAGAAACCGTGCCAGTGTGTGATGTGCGGCAAGGCCTTCACTCAGGCCAGCTCCCTCATCGCCCACGTGCGCCAGCACACCGGGGAGAAGCCCTACGTCTGCGAGCGCTGCGGCAAGAg ATTCGTCCAGTCCAGCCAGTTGGCCAATCACATCCGCCACCATGACAACATCCGCCCCCACAAGTGCAGCGTGTGCAGCAAGGCCTTCGTCAACGTGGGCGACCTGTCCAAGCACATCATCATCCACACTG GAGAGAAGCCTTACCTGTGTGACAAGTGCGGTCGCGGCTTTAACCGGGTGGACAACCTGCGTTCCCACGTGAAGACCGTGCACCAGGGCAAGGCAGGCATCAAAATCCTGGAGCCAGAGGAGGGCGGTGAGGTCAGCGTGGTCACCGTCGATGACATGGTCACGCTGGCCACAGAGGCACTCGCGGCAACGGCTGTCACTCAGCTCACAG TGGTGCCCGTGGGGGCCGCCGTGACCGCCGATGAGACAGAAGTACTTAAAGCCGAGATCAGCAAAGCTGTGAAGCAAGTGCAGGAAGAAG ATCCCAACACCCACATCCTTTACGCCTGCGACTCCTGTGGGGATAAGTTCCTGGATGCCAACAGCCTGGCCCAGCACGTGCGCATCCACACCGCCCAGGCACTGGTCATGTTCCAGACGGACGCGGACTTCTACCAGCAGTACGGGCCCGGCAGCACGTGGCCGGCCGGGCAGGTGTTGCAGGCTGGGGAGCTGGTCTTCCGCCCTCGGGACGGGGCTGATGGGCAGCCTGCCCTGGCAGAGACACCCCCCACGGCCCCTGAATGTCCACCGCCTGCTGAGTGA